A section of the Scleropages formosus chromosome 16, fSclFor1.1, whole genome shotgun sequence genome encodes:
- the LOC108933588 gene encoding zinc finger matrin-type protein 4-like: protein MKSAGAADGGLFTESYCNICNAQLISESQRIAHYESKKHANKVRLFYMLHPEDGGPPSKRLRPDNADSDENAVDQNKCCTLCNMFFTSAIVAQSHYQGKTHAKRVRLVLGEPPSMPPPTDCAPGTPQPVDLALAPAPPPPPLVPPSWPLLANGEAGKYCCLCGAWFNNPLMAQQHYEGKKHKRNAARARLLEQLAGSLGATETTAGLRSSYSCSMCNVILNSIEQYHAHLRGSKHQNNLKQHQK from the exons ATGAAGTCGGCTGGGGCCGCCGACGGCGGGCTCTTCACCGAGAGCTACTGCAACATCTGCAACGCGCAGCTCATCTCCGAGTCCCAGCGCATCGCACACTATGAG AGCAAGAAACATGCCAACAAAGTTCGCCTTTTCTACATGCTGCACCCTGAAGACGGCGGCCCCCCCTCCAAACGGCTGAGGCCAGACAACGCG GACAGCGATGAGAATGCAGTGGACCAGAACAAGTGCTGCACCCTCTGCAACATGTTCTTCACTTCAGCCATCGTCGCCCAGTCCCACTACCAGGGCAAGACGCACGCCAAGCGGGTCCGCCTGGTCTTGGGCGAGCCCCCCAGCATGCCTCCTCCCACAG ACTGTGCCCCCGGCACTCCGCAGCCCGTGGACCTCGCCCTGGCCCCCGCCCCACCGCCACCGCCGCTCGTGCCCCCCTCGTGGCCTCTGCTGGCCAATGGCGAAGCGGGGAAGTACTGCTGCCTGTGTGGGGCCTGGTTCAACAACCCGCTGATGGCGCAGCAGCACTATGAGGGCAAGAAGCACAAGCGCAATGCAGCACGGGCAAGGCTACTGGAGCAGCTGGCGGGCAGCCTTGGTGCCACAGAAACCACAG CAGGCCTGCGCAGCAGCTACTCGTGCAGCATGTGCAACGTGATCCTGAACTCCATCGAGCAGTATCACGCTCACCTCCGTGGCTCCAAGCACCAGAACAA cTTAAAGCAGCATCAGAAATGA